Genomic window (Dyadobacter fanqingshengii):
AAGCCAGTCGCGGACGATGAATTTGAAGAACAGCATCGGCGGTTCGTGCTGATCAATGGCGGCCTGAAAATAGCCGAGCGCCTCATCTATATCACCAACAGCGGCGTGCACAATGCCCATGTCGTAATTGGCAACCACTTGATTTTTGCTCAGGGAGTTCATTTGCGTTAAAATGTCGCGTGCACTATCTGTTTCGTCAGAGAGCCCGAATAAAACACCACAAGCGCTGAGGGTGATGCCGTTGTAATTGATTTCCAATGCATTTTCCAGCGCTTCCTGTGCTTCCGGGAAATTTTTCAGAGTGATCAGGTTGAGGCCAATGATCAGGTGGCCTCCCCAGAAAGAAGGTTCCAGTGCCACCAGTTTTTGTCCCTGTTGCACGGCTTTCTCGAAATTCCCGGCAATCCAGTAAACATATGCTGCGTAAAAATTATTGATCAGTGAAAATGGTTCGAGCGATAATGCGATGGCCGTTTGTTCTTCTGCTTCGGCATATTTATCGCTCAGGGCCAGGAAGAGCGCGTGTTGTCCCAGCAGATCGGCAGCATTCCAGTTCAATTCCAATGCTTTGGCAAAGGAGGCGGCGGCGCTTACAAAATCCCACTCGTTCAGCATTTGCATGCGGGCCAAAGCAAGGTAACTTTCAGCAATGCCGCTGTCCAGCGCAAGCGCCTGACCAGTCGCTTCCTTCATCAGCGGTAATGCTTTCGCAGCAGGCATATGCCTGTAAAACCACATATTTAGGTAACACGAAGCGATGCCTGCGTAGGCAATTGCGTAAGTTGGGTCCAGTGCGATGGCAGACTCAAAATAGCCGATCGCTTTATGATAGGCATCCGGCCCGGCGAACTTGTTATGATAGAAGCGTCCGCGCAGATAAAGCTGATAGGCTTCTTTATTATTGGTATATCGTTTGAAAGTGGCAGTAGATTCTTCCCCAAGCAGCTGTACTTTTATCGCGCTCAAAATAGCCAGTGCAATTTCATCCTGAATATCGAAAATGTCGTCCAATTCCCGGTCGTAATGTTCGGACCAGACCTGGCTGTCGTCCCTAGCACGCACCAGCTGCACATCCACAAGCAGCCGGTCGCCCGAATTTTTGATGCTCCCTTGCAGTATATACTCCACATTCAGCTGTTCGCCGATCCATTTTAGATCTTTTGTTCTGCCTTTAAAAGTAAAGGATGATGTTCGCCCGGCCACTTGCAAGCCGGGCACGCGACTCAACACATTAATGATCTCTTCCGTGACCCCATCACTAAAATATTCTTCTTCGGGATCATTACTCAGGTTTACAAATGGCAATACGGCAACGGATGGTTTCATGATTCAAGAAGTTAATATCTATTTTTTTACTTGCAACGGCTGCATAATGGATTTTGCGTAGGCATGTTGCCGTTTAATAATTAAGATTTTTTATTTAACGCTTTCGCGGGATTTGGTGCAACCATCTTATGCAACATTGTGTCTAAAATGAAAACGTGCAAACCTAACCGCTGCGCTATGAAAAATCTCTTACGCCTGTTCTTTCTTTTTGCCATTGTTACATCATGCGTCACAGACGGCAGCGATTCTTTTGAGAGATTTCCATTCGACGGCACCGGTTACAGGCCCATTTATACCACCGAGGAAGAGATGGCTAAAATAGAGGTCATAGGCGCGCAGCCGCTATCGAAACCTGGCAAAATATACGTGCTCGAGCCTTATCTTTTTATTAACGAAGCCGGTCAGGGCATTCACATTGTTGATAATTCCGATCCGAAAAACCCTAAAAACATTTCCTTCATTTCTGTTGCCGGCAATTATGATATGGCGGCAAAAGGGAAGTTTTTATATGCTGATAATTTAACAAATCTAGTGGTTTTTGACATCAGCGATCCCAAAGCACCTAAGCTAACAAAAAAAGTGCCGAATGCCATTCCTGTGAATAACTATCCGCCTTTCGACAATGTCTACTTTGAGTGCGTAGAAAGCAAAAAAGGCATTGTAACGGGCTGGGAAAAAGTGCCGATGTCCAAACGGCCAAATTGCTCCCGGTAACAGCATTGAAGAACAGGAAGTTTAAATTGACAGGCAGAAAAACGAATTGTAACCATGAAAAAAATTGCACCATTTATATTTTTAGGGCTGGTCATTCTGGGACTGCTGCTGATCCTGAGCGGTTGCAACGACGGTCGGAATGACTCGGCATTGAACCCGCAAACCGGCGCCGGTGGCTCTATGGCGAGGTTTGCGATCACCGGCAACACGCTATACATTGTTTCGAAACAATCGCTGGAAGTGTACGATATCGGCGATGGGGCCAATCCGGTGAAAACGGTTCAGAAGGATATGGGCGTAGGGATAGAAACCATATTTCCTTACCGTGATAACCTTTACGTGGGAGCAATGGACGGCATGTACATTTATGATAATTCCACGCCTAGAGATCCGAAGCTTTTGACCAAATATCAGCACATCCAATCGTGTGATCCGGTGGTGGTGCAGGGGAAATATGCTTATGTTACCTTGCGGAATGGCGTTACCTGCCGACCTGGCAATACATTGAGCTCGCTGGATGTGGTTGACGTGAGCAATCCCGCACAACCGGTCAGGGTGCATACGCAACCAATGAGCTCGCCCTATGGACTGGGTGTTTCGGGTAATAAATTGTTTGTTTGTGAAGGAACAAAAGGGTTTACTGTTTTGGATATTACCAATCCGGCTTCGCCGCTGTTCAAGCATACGTTTGAAGATCTGCCCGCCTATGATGTCATTGTCAGAGATAAACATTTGATCATTACGGGCGAGAAAGGGCTGTTTCAATACAAATACGACGATGCAGACAATGTTGAGTTTCTGAGTAAAATCCCCGTTCTATGAGATTATTTTTAGCTGTTCTCGTTGGTTGCTGTATGCACGGTTTCGCTTCTTCCGGACAAATAGATGCGGAATCAGCCAAAAAGCATGTGATTGTAAAATTTGCACCGCTGGCGTTGTTTGATTTTGATAATTCCGTGCAATTCGGCGTAGAAGTTCCGCTGGGCAATAGTGGAATGTCCGTGCAGCAAGACTTTGGTTACGGGCACTCTTCCTTTAATTTATGGTATAGCACAGAAACGGAGCGTCCCAGAAAGGAAACTTACAAAAGCAGGACCCAATTGCGCTATTATTATCTCGAAAGACGCCGGTATAAAGCTTATGTAGCAGGCGAGTTTTTGCTGAAAAAGGTGATATACTCGGAAAACAAATGGGTAGGAATGGAATGTGAACAGCCCTGGGGCAATTGCGGTTATTTTGAAAACAAATTTGTCAAAACCGGACGGACGGTAGGGGCAGGGCATGTCAAAATGGGCTGGCAATTTTACTTTGGCAATCGCATGGCACTGGATGTTTTCACCGGTCTGGGCTTTCGCAGCATCAGCGTAAAATCAATCACGCCAACCCC
Coding sequences:
- a CDS encoding AraC family transcriptional regulator, which codes for MKPSVAVLPFVNLSNDPEEEYFSDGVTEEIINVLSRVPGLQVAGRTSSFTFKGRTKDLKWIGEQLNVEYILQGSIKNSGDRLLVDVQLVRARDDSQVWSEHYDRELDDIFDIQDEIALAILSAIKVQLLGEESTATFKRYTNNKEAYQLYLRGRFYHNKFAGPDAYHKAIGYFESAIALDPTYAIAYAGIASCYLNMWFYRHMPAAKALPLMKEATGQALALDSGIAESYLALARMQMLNEWDFVSAAASFAKALELNWNAADLLGQHALFLALSDKYAEAEEQTAIALSLEPFSLINNFYAAYVYWIAGNFEKAVQQGQKLVALEPSFWGGHLIIGLNLITLKNFPEAQEALENALEINYNGITLSACGVLFGLSDETDSARDILTQMNSLSKNQVVANYDMGIVHAAVGDIDEALGYFQAAIDQHEPPMLFFKFIVRDWLTETGQDVHYKSIIDQIIK
- a CDS encoding LVIVD repeat-containing protein gives rise to the protein MKKIAPFIFLGLVILGLLLILSGCNDGRNDSALNPQTGAGGSMARFAITGNTLYIVSKQSLEVYDIGDGANPVKTVQKDMGVGIETIFPYRDNLYVGAMDGMYIYDNSTPRDPKLLTKYQHIQSCDPVVVQGKYAYVTLRNGVTCRPGNTLSSLDVVDVSNPAQPVRVHTQPMSSPYGLGVSGNKLFVCEGTKGFTVLDITNPASPLFKHTFEDLPAYDVIVRDKHLIITGEKGLFQYKYDDADNVEFLSKIPVL
- a CDS encoding DUF3575 domain-containing protein gives rise to the protein MRLFLAVLVGCCMHGFASSGQIDAESAKKHVIVKFAPLALFDFDNSVQFGVEVPLGNSGMSVQQDFGYGHSSFNLWYSTETERPRKETYKSRTQLRYYYLERRRYKAYVAGEFLLKKVIYSENKWVGMECEQPWGNCGYFENKFVKTGRTVGAGHVKMGWQFYFGNRMALDVFTGLGFRSISVKSITPTPENTRIPRTDRWFEYDTPGTSEVVPSLAMGFHFGIILGKFDD